A DNA window from Impatiens glandulifera chromosome 7, dImpGla2.1, whole genome shotgun sequence contains the following coding sequences:
- the LOC124945670 gene encoding WAT1-related protein At4g08290-like, translating to MAMMKKSFPYLLMVGLQCGAAGMYIISDVTLKQGMSRYVLIVYRNAIAAIVLAPFAFFLERKIRPKMTLPVFFQITLLAILEPILDQNLAYLGLNLTSASFTSAIMNAVPAVTFTIAVILRIEKVKVKERRSQAKVIGTLVTFGGAMVMTMYKGPIISLFWSPKSSHFIQAVEPTTKHWLAGTICLLIGCIAWSCFFILQSITIKRYPAELSLAFSICFMGAILSAAMTLVAERNSSVWSIGFNSRLLAPIYTGVISSGITYYVQGLVMKTRGPVFVTAFNPLCMIIVAALGSLILAEKLHLGSIIGAVIIATGLYAVVWGKAKDELPKNTNNLQELPTTTMDDNKLATCSQCP from the exons ATGGCGATGATGAAGAAATCGTTCCCATACTTGCTTATGGTGGGATTGCAGTGTGGAGCGGCGGGAATGTATATCATAAGTGATGTCACATTGAAGCAAGGAATGAGCCGTTACGTTCTGATTGTGTATAGAAACGCGATAGCCGCCATCGTTCTTGCTCCTTTCGCTTTTTTTCTTGAAAGGAAAATTAGACCAAAGATGACACTTCCGGTCTTCTTTCAGATAACATTGCTGGCCATTCTaga GCCAATTCTTGATCAAAACTTAGCCTACCTTGGCCTGAATCTGACGTCGGCATCGTTCACTTCGGCCATAATGAACGCCGTACCCGCCGTCACCTTCACCATAGCTGTTATTTTGAG AATAGAGAAAGTAAAAGTAAAGGAAAGGAGAAGCCAGGCCAAAGTGATAGGAACATTAGTGACATTTGGTGGAGCCATGGTTATGACCATGTACAAAGGTCCAATTATCAGCCTCTTTTGGTCTCCAAAATCAAGCCATTTCATCCAAGCCGTCGAACCCACAACCAAACATTGGCTCGCCGGCACCATCTGCCTCCTCATAGGCTGCATCGCTTGGTCTTGCTTCTTCATCTTGCAG TCCATAACCATAAAGAGGTACCCAGCAGAGCTTTCTCTTGCCTTCTCCATATGCTTCATGGGAGCCATCTTAAGTGCGGCTATGACCCTTGTGGCTGAACGCAATTCTTCGGTTTGGTCCATTGGTTTCAACTCAAGGCTCCTAGCTCCCATTTACACG GGTGTAATTAGCTCGGGGATCACTTATTACGTGCAAGGGCTGGTGATGAAGACCAGAGGCCCGGTTTTCGTCACAGCCTTCAATCCTCTTTGCATGATCATTGTTGCTGCTTTGGGTTCTCTCATATTAGCCGAGAAACTTCATCTGGGAAG TATAATTGGAGCTGTGATCATAGCTACGGGTCTATACGCAGTCGTATGGGGGAAAGCAAAAGACGAGCTTCCGAAGAACACTAATAATCTCCAAGAACTTCCAACGACTACCATGGATGACAATAAGCTAGCTACCTGTTCTCAATGTCCATGA